One part of the Rothia sp. ZJ932 genome encodes these proteins:
- a CDS encoding amino-acid N-acetyltransferase: MTDLLVRSATVFDVPAIEGLVAPLAQQKILIAKETVAYYEGIQEFVVVEVREADGSARVVACGALHVMWRDIAEVRTLATSASYRGKGLGRMLVAVLLERARDLGVKQVFCLTFEVAFFERMGFRVMPEQSQLDPEIFAELLRSPDEGVAEFLDLARVKPNTLGNTRMIIDL; the protein is encoded by the coding sequence ATGACTGATCTTCTTGTGCGTTCTGCGACTGTTTTTGATGTGCCTGCTATTGAGGGTTTGGTGGCTCCGTTGGCGCAGCAGAAGATTCTGATTGCTAAAGAGACTGTTGCCTATTATGAGGGTATTCAGGAGTTCGTTGTGGTTGAGGTGCGTGAGGCGGACGGCTCAGCTCGGGTGGTTGCGTGCGGTGCTTTACATGTGATGTGGAGGGATATCGCTGAGGTGCGCACGCTGGCGACCAGCGCGTCCTACCGAGGTAAGGGGTTGGGGCGGATGCTTGTTGCCGTTTTGTTGGAACGCGCCCGCGACTTGGGGGTGAAGCAAGTTTTTTGTCTGACCTTTGAGGTTGCTTTCTTTGAGCGTATGGGTTTTCGGGTGATGCCTGAGCAGTCGCAACTAGACCCTGAAATTTTTGCTGAACTGTTGCGCTCCCCAGATGAAGGAGTGGCGGAGTTTCTGGATCTTGCCCGCGTGAAGCCTAATACTTTGGGCAATACCCGTATGATTATCGACCTCTAG
- the lysS gene encoding lysine--tRNA ligase produces the protein MQIRMEKREKLLAAGHEAYPVGLEITHSIDEIRAQYEDKLEAGDETGDIVGVSGRVVFVRNTGKLCFATLQAGNGTRIQAMISLAAVGEDALASWKALVDLGDFVFVHGEVISSRRGELSIMADSWQMASKSLRPLPTLHKDLNEETRVRQRYLDLMVRDEARETVIRRAKITRTVRKVLEDRGYIEVETPILQLIHGGAAARPFETHLNAFDQDMTLRIATELYLKRAVVGGIERVYEIGRVFRNEGVDSTHSPEFTTLEAYEAYADQFVMAERIKEIILACADELDIHQIETDRGTIDLAGEWKWVGVYPGLSEAVGVEITPATSLEDLQAIAEKHEVDFDPKWDAEKLVVELFGEIVEPTLINPTFVYDYPPSAQPLARPHREKEGLIEAWDLIIGGMERGTAFSELIDPVIQRERLTEQSKLAAGGDDEAMQLDDDFLRALEHGAPPMGGLGLGIDRLIMLFTNLGIRETILFPLMKPEAE, from the coding sequence ATGCAGATTCGCATGGAAAAGCGCGAGAAACTGCTGGCAGCAGGGCATGAGGCTTACCCCGTAGGTCTTGAAATCACCCACAGCATCGACGAAATCCGTGCCCAGTACGAGGATAAACTCGAAGCAGGCGACGAAACCGGCGACATCGTGGGTGTCTCAGGACGCGTAGTCTTTGTCCGCAACACCGGCAAGCTCTGCTTCGCAACCCTGCAGGCTGGCAACGGCACCCGCATTCAGGCAATGATTTCACTGGCAGCAGTGGGGGAGGACGCGCTCGCCAGCTGGAAGGCTCTGGTCGACCTGGGCGACTTCGTCTTCGTTCACGGTGAAGTGATTTCTTCTCGTCGCGGTGAGCTCTCCATCATGGCTGATAGCTGGCAGATGGCTTCCAAGTCACTGCGTCCGCTACCCACCCTGCACAAGGATCTGAACGAAGAAACCCGTGTGCGTCAGCGTTACCTCGATTTGATGGTGCGCGATGAAGCGCGCGAAACCGTTATTCGCCGCGCGAAGATTACCCGCACTGTACGCAAGGTACTTGAGGACCGCGGCTACATTGAGGTAGAAACCCCCATTCTGCAGCTGATTCACGGTGGCGCGGCGGCACGCCCGTTCGAGACTCACCTGAACGCTTTTGACCAGGACATGACCCTGCGCATCGCTACCGAGCTTTACCTCAAGCGCGCTGTTGTCGGTGGTATCGAGCGCGTGTACGAGATTGGGCGCGTGTTCCGCAACGAAGGTGTGGATTCAACCCACAGCCCGGAGTTCACCACCCTAGAAGCCTACGAGGCGTATGCTGATCAGTTCGTGATGGCTGAGCGCATTAAAGAAATTATTCTTGCCTGCGCTGATGAACTGGATATTCACCAGATTGAAACCGACAGGGGCACCATTGACCTCGCCGGTGAGTGGAAGTGGGTTGGCGTTTACCCCGGTCTGTCAGAGGCTGTCGGCGTAGAGATTACCCCCGCTACTTCACTGGAAGACCTGCAGGCTATCGCTGAAAAGCACGAGGTTGATTTTGACCCCAAGTGGGACGCTGAGAAGCTCGTGGTCGAACTCTTCGGTGAGATTGTTGAGCCTACGCTCATCAACCCCACCTTCGTCTACGACTACCCGCCCTCGGCACAGCCGCTGGCGCGTCCGCACCGCGAAAAGGAAGGCCTCATCGAAGCATGGGACCTGATTATCGGTGGCATGGAACGCGGCACCGCGTTCTCCGAGCTGATTGACCCCGTCATTCAGCGTGAGCGTCTGACCGAGCAGTCAAAGCTGGCTGCCGGTGGTGATGATGAAGCGATGCAGCTTGATGACGACTTCTTGCGCGCGCTGGAACACGGCGCTCCCCCCATGGGTGGCTTGGGCTTGGGTATTGATCGTCTCATTATGCTCTTCACTAACCTGGGTATTCGCGAGACAATCCTGTTTCCGCTGATGAAGCCTGAAGCTGAGTAA
- a CDS encoding Rossmann-like and DUF2520 domain-containing protein, translating to MSNYLKPARLGIGIISAGKVGAVLGAALTSAGHAIVGVYAKSEESQERARTLLPQAPLMEIPQIVEKSEVILLAVPDDALAPLVAWIAEHTPLQSGQIILHTSGRYGVGILKPATDKGAIGLAIHPAMTFTGLSLDLARLHNTSFGVSGAAPFLPIAQALAVEMGGEPVIIAEGDRPLYHAALAHASNHLVTITGQSMQILASLGIENPARYLEPLVRASLDNALASGESALTGPVVRGDSQTVEAHTEVLHGFAVEENAQDIEVAYRALARATAQRAHAHQALNDEQYARIIDALDS from the coding sequence ATGAGTAATTACCTCAAACCAGCCCGTCTGGGTATCGGCATCATCAGCGCCGGTAAGGTTGGTGCTGTACTCGGTGCAGCTCTGACCAGCGCGGGTCACGCCATCGTGGGTGTCTACGCTAAATCAGAAGAATCGCAAGAACGCGCCCGCACCCTCCTGCCGCAAGCCCCCCTCATGGAAATCCCCCAGATCGTTGAAAAGTCTGAGGTAATTTTGCTTGCTGTGCCCGATGACGCGCTGGCTCCCCTAGTCGCCTGGATCGCAGAACACACCCCCCTGCAATCGGGCCAGATTATTCTGCACACCTCCGGACGCTACGGGGTAGGAATCCTCAAACCCGCCACAGATAAGGGCGCTATCGGCCTAGCAATCCACCCCGCCATGACCTTCACCGGGCTCTCCCTCGACCTCGCCCGCCTCCACAACACCAGCTTCGGTGTTAGTGGCGCTGCACCATTTTTGCCCATAGCGCAAGCCCTAGCTGTAGAAATGGGTGGTGAACCCGTTATTATTGCTGAAGGCGATAGACCGCTTTACCACGCGGCTTTAGCTCACGCATCGAACCACCTCGTTACTATCACGGGGCAGTCGATGCAGATACTAGCATCGCTGGGAATCGAGAACCCTGCACGTTACCTAGAACCCCTAGTGCGTGCCTCGCTCGATAACGCGCTTGCATCCGGTGAATCAGCACTCACCGGGCCTGTGGTGCGCGGAGATTCCCAAACGGTAGAGGCTCACACTGAGGTTCTGCACGGCTTTGCTGTAGAAGAGAATGCTCAAGATATTGAGGTAGCCTACCGGGCGTTAGCTCGCGCAACCGCGCAACGAGCCCACGCCCACCAGGCTTTGAATGATGAGCAATACGCGCGCATCATTGACGCCCTCGATAGCTAA
- a CDS encoding PH domain-containing protein — protein sequence MMTDHQPHRVGTTSAEPLGSETFYDSSALVPETADAPWESAANTPETTPAEQIEATPVAAASFPATLPPLEIDERGGETIEPAEISWKRVSPRYVKVRLLGRALWSVIMVAIFALPLIFTEVLNWWNWPLWVTVGLVAIMLVWQIWLTLLVSRQVKAIGYSERQDHILRTSGIMFKSMRAIPYGRIQYVDVKSGPIEGKLKLASVTITTASGTISIPGVERPEAERLREILTDLSDAKMVGL from the coding sequence ATGATGACCGACCACCAGCCGCATCGAGTGGGCACTACTTCTGCTGAACCTCTTGGCTCTGAGACATTTTATGATTCTTCTGCGCTGGTACCAGAAACTGCTGATGCTCCCTGGGAATCTGCGGCAAATACACCTGAGACAACACCCGCTGAACAGATTGAAGCCACCCCGGTTGCAGCCGCGTCCTTTCCCGCTACTTTGCCCCCTTTGGAGATTGATGAGCGCGGTGGTGAAACCATAGAACCTGCTGAGATTAGCTGGAAGAGGGTGTCGCCGCGCTATGTTAAAGTGCGCTTGCTGGGTCGCGCTCTCTGGTCGGTAATAATGGTGGCAATCTTCGCGCTTCCTCTGATTTTTACCGAAGTTTTGAACTGGTGGAACTGGCCTCTGTGGGTAACGGTTGGCTTGGTAGCGATCATGCTGGTCTGGCAAATCTGGTTGACGCTTTTGGTGAGTCGTCAGGTAAAAGCTATTGGTTATAGTGAACGTCAAGACCACATTCTGCGTACCAGCGGCATTATGTTCAAATCAATGCGCGCTATTCCCTACGGCAGAATCCAGTACGTTGACGTAAAATCTGGGCCTATTGAGGGTAAACTTAAGCTGGCGAGCGTCACTATAACAACAGCCTCTGGCACTATCAGCATTCCCGGCGTGGAGCGTCCTGAGGCCGAACGCTTACGCGAAATCCTCACTGACCTCAGCGACGCCAAGATGGTGGGGCTGTAA
- a CDS encoding DUF3180 domain-containing protein, with product MNQVRARALLLCASVALAAGAVLNGLSVAAGGAELLLPQATVFLALIVGAVVLFYARQVAKFQDVSTRAQAPRMNALLAARVAVFAQSSAFSGALILGWHVALLGFELTLYTQRGAFDPVITAVLGLVTGGILLGAGLWAESMCKIPPNKDAGTSSASSPRTGEGFVARND from the coding sequence ATGAATCAGGTGCGTGCCCGAGCTCTTCTCTTATGCGCGTCTGTTGCTTTAGCCGCAGGGGCGGTGCTGAACGGGTTGTCGGTGGCAGCCGGTGGCGCTGAGTTGCTGTTGCCTCAGGCGACTGTTTTTCTTGCCCTGATAGTGGGCGCTGTGGTGCTTTTTTATGCCCGCCAGGTGGCAAAGTTTCAGGATGTTTCAACCCGCGCCCAAGCACCGCGTATGAATGCTTTGTTAGCGGCGCGCGTGGCAGTTTTTGCTCAGTCGAGTGCGTTCTCTGGGGCACTTATTCTTGGCTGGCATGTGGCACTGTTGGGTTTTGAACTGACTCTTTACACCCAGCGCGGTGCGTTTGATCCCGTGATAACTGCTGTTCTGGGTCTGGTGACGGGCGGTATTTTGCTGGGCGCTGGTTTGTGGGCCGAGAGCATGTGTAAGATTCCGCCGAATAAGGACGCGGGTACCTCCTCTGCGTCGTCGCCGCGTACGGGCGAAGGTTTTGTGGCTCGAAACGATTAA
- a CDS encoding PH domain-containing protein, with protein sequence MNTENLTPVEGEQPASALVWRRAHWLSPIINAWLLIAVFLFTFGREFVELIVEDGELPDVSQVPDFPDALSFLGQLGTLWLPALFLLIFAVLLLPYYIGWWFYSFAVDARNVYVRSGMLSKTERQARLDRVQSIDINRSLLARLLGLAELKFDVADGDSSALAVKFLKYKDAREVRTRLLSQVRALKEELPTAPANVSAKNPQAEIAPGSQTPNRRERLHQHLVDNLGAGITDADERQVLHVPVARLLASMALSVGTIFSVLFIMSMVALLVLQGGNFVANIAAIFGAVSLLWKRFNAGYNFRLSISPDGLKTRYGFTDTLTQTLPSGRVQAISVTQPLLWRKMGWYRVSVALAGKGEGEDAAFAGQLLPVGTYDDLLAVLPLVVPGADVGGADATTLQAGLVGTGVEGGFTVSPSRARIFDPLTYKRNGFTQLPALLLTRSGRFTRRLSIVPHSKIQSLEIEQGPLARRRALANITVQTAGGAFARVHNADAATARALFVRQAQLGVLATH encoded by the coding sequence ATGAACACCGAAAACCTCACTCCCGTTGAGGGGGAGCAACCGGCGTCCGCCCTCGTATGGCGTCGTGCCCACTGGCTCTCACCCATTATTAACGCGTGGCTGCTGATCGCTGTTTTCCTTTTTACGTTTGGTCGAGAGTTCGTAGAGCTTATTGTTGAGGACGGCGAGCTGCCCGATGTCTCTCAGGTACCTGATTTTCCCGATGCCCTGAGCTTTTTGGGTCAGTTGGGTACGCTGTGGTTGCCCGCGCTGTTTCTGCTGATTTTTGCGGTCTTATTGCTGCCCTACTACATCGGCTGGTGGTTCTATTCCTTCGCGGTGGACGCCCGCAACGTCTACGTTCGCTCTGGTATGTTGAGTAAAACTGAGCGTCAGGCGCGCCTTGATAGGGTGCAGTCCATCGATATTAATCGTTCACTCCTTGCCCGGTTGCTGGGCTTGGCTGAGTTGAAGTTTGATGTGGCTGATGGTGATTCTTCTGCTCTTGCGGTGAAGTTCTTGAAGTATAAGGACGCGCGTGAGGTGCGCACTCGCCTGCTGAGCCAGGTGCGGGCGCTTAAGGAAGAGCTACCCACTGCCCCTGCGAATGTGAGTGCGAAGAACCCGCAGGCTGAAATCGCACCTGGGTCTCAGACCCCTAACCGTCGTGAGCGTTTGCACCAGCACCTAGTGGATAATCTGGGCGCGGGTATCACGGATGCTGATGAGCGTCAGGTACTGCACGTACCTGTTGCCCGACTGCTGGCGTCTATGGCGCTGAGCGTGGGCACTATTTTTTCGGTACTGTTCATCATGTCAATGGTGGCGCTCCTGGTACTTCAGGGCGGGAATTTCGTGGCCAATATTGCAGCGATTTTCGGCGCCGTTTCATTATTGTGGAAGCGTTTTAATGCCGGTTATAACTTTCGCCTCTCTATCAGCCCCGATGGGTTGAAGACTCGCTACGGGTTTACCGATACCCTCACTCAGACCCTCCCTAGCGGGCGAGTGCAGGCTATTTCTGTGACTCAGCCACTGCTGTGGCGAAAGATGGGCTGGTATCGGGTGAGCGTTGCGTTGGCTGGTAAGGGCGAGGGCGAAGATGCTGCGTTCGCCGGGCAGCTTCTGCCCGTTGGCACTTACGATGATTTGTTAGCTGTTTTGCCGCTGGTGGTTCCCGGTGCCGATGTTGGTGGTGCGGACGCAACAACTCTGCAAGCTGGGCTTGTTGGTACTGGCGTTGAGGGTGGGTTTACCGTTTCGCCGAGTCGCGCCCGTATCTTTGACCCGCTGACTTATAAACGTAATGGTTTCACCCAGTTGCCCGCTTTGTTGCTGACTCGCAGTGGCAGGTTTACTCGTCGGCTATCTATTGTGCCCCATAGTAAGATTCAGAGCTTGGAGATTGAACAGGGTCCGCTGGCTCGCCGCCGCGCCCTTGCCAATATCACCGTGCAAACCGCAGGGGGCGCGTTCGCCCGGGTACATAATGCCGATGCGGCAACCGCCCGCGCTCTTTTTGTACGCCAGGCACAGTTGGGTGTACTCGCCACCCACTAG
- the panC gene encoding pantoate--beta-alanine ligase: protein MTSQPVITRTTAEFQTAVAQALATAQREFDAQATDETPAEAARLGFVPTMGALHNGHATLMRRAREQNAVVAISIFVNPLQFGPDEDFEKYPRTLEADAQLAGEAGVDIIFAPDVEEMYPGGSPLITVSSGSLGGLFEGKTRPGHFDGALTVVNKFFNILEGCVGNHEILAYFGQKDAQQLSLMQRMVTDFNHPVTIKPVAIVREDNGLALSSRNQYLSDQEKEAALVLSRTLALLREQSISRGFENLDLKSARDYINNAEGVRLDYLEVVDPENFVAPTENSKRALALVAAYVGDTRLIDNMELS, encoded by the coding sequence GTGACGAGCCAACCCGTGATTACCCGTACCACGGCAGAATTTCAGACGGCTGTTGCCCAGGCACTTGCAACAGCGCAGCGCGAATTTGATGCACAGGCAACCGATGAGACACCGGCTGAGGCTGCGCGTCTTGGCTTTGTACCCACCATGGGTGCCCTGCACAACGGCCACGCCACCTTGATGCGTCGCGCCCGCGAACAGAACGCCGTCGTTGCTATATCTATCTTTGTGAATCCTCTGCAATTTGGCCCCGATGAGGATTTCGAGAAGTACCCCCGCACCCTCGAAGCCGACGCACAACTTGCCGGTGAAGCGGGCGTCGATATTATCTTTGCCCCCGATGTCGAAGAAATGTACCCCGGCGGTAGCCCGCTCATTACCGTTTCTAGCGGCTCTTTGGGTGGTCTCTTTGAAGGTAAAACCCGCCCCGGTCACTTCGACGGTGCGCTCACCGTCGTTAACAAGTTCTTCAACATTCTTGAAGGCTGCGTGGGCAACCACGAGATCCTCGCCTACTTCGGGCAGAAGGACGCGCAGCAGCTCTCACTCATGCAGCGCATGGTCACAGACTTCAACCACCCCGTCACCATCAAACCGGTGGCTATCGTCCGCGAAGACAACGGGCTGGCACTCTCATCGCGCAACCAGTACCTCTCAGACCAAGAGAAAGAAGCAGCACTCGTGCTCTCCCGCACCCTGGCTCTGCTGCGCGAACAGAGCATCTCCCGCGGTTTTGAGAACCTTGATCTCAAATCAGCGCGTGATTACATCAACAACGCAGAAGGCGTACGCTTGGACTACCTCGAAGTCGTAGACCCCGAAAACTTCGTAGCTCCTACCGAGAACTCCAAACGGGCACTGGCACTGGTCGCCGCCTACGTGGGCGACACCCGCCTCATCGACAACATGGAACTAAGCTAG
- a CDS encoding ATP-dependent Clp protease ATP-binding subunit — translation MFERFTDRARRVVVLAQEEARMLNHSYIGTEHLLLGLIHEGEGIAARALESLGVTLTAVREQVQDIIGSGQQAPSGHIPFTPRAKKVLELSMREAIQLNHGYIGTEHILLGMVRANEGVANQVLTALGADQARIRQTVTDLISGYPGAGENKETAGVGAGNSKEGTPAGSAILDQFGTNLTAAAREGKIDPVIGRQREMERVMQVLSRRTKNNPVLIGEPGVGKTAVVEGLAQAIVAGNVPETLKDKHLYTLDLGSLVAGSRYRGDFEERLKKVLKEIRTRGDIILFIDEIHTLVGAGAAEGAIDAASILKPMLARGELQTIGATTLDEYRKHIEKDAALERRFQPIQVDEPSQAMAIEILKGVRDKYEAHHRVTITDEAIESAVNLSARYISDRFLPDKAVDLIDEAGARLRIQRMTAPPEIKVLEERIAKVRSEKEAAIGGQDYEKAASLRDKEQKLIAEKDEKDAAWREGGDAFGQVTPDVISEVLAVSTGVPVYKITEEETGRLLKMEDELHKRVIGQDHAIKALSRSIRRTRAGLKDPNRPGGSFIFAGPTGVGKTELAKALAEFLFGDESALITLDMSEYQEKHTVSRLFGAPPGYVGYEEGGQLTEKVRRKPFSVVLFDEVEKAHADLFNSLLQILEDGRLTDSQGRVVDFKNTVIIMTTNLGSRDMARKVPVGFQSVGDHEGDYERMQARVMEGLKEHFRPEFLNRVDDIIVFPQLSETEILQIVDLFVGRLAKRLAEQDMSIELTPAAKALMATKGYDPSMGARPLRREMQRNIEDVLSEKILFGEVKSGEKITVDTVGEGDLAKFTFSSQPMSQMEADALDAWAKDSDDDEEAPAEPVSGIANAAAESAVEAEDAQEPGDSAIAQEQPRTDNDTL, via the coding sequence ATGTTTGAACGATTTACCGACCGTGCTCGTCGCGTGGTGGTTTTAGCGCAGGAGGAAGCGCGCATGCTGAACCACAGCTACATCGGCACGGAGCATCTCTTGCTGGGGCTGATTCATGAGGGCGAAGGTATTGCTGCTCGTGCGCTGGAATCTCTTGGTGTTACCCTAACCGCTGTTCGCGAGCAGGTTCAGGACATCATCGGTTCGGGGCAGCAGGCTCCTAGCGGTCATATTCCTTTTACTCCGCGTGCTAAAAAAGTGCTTGAGCTATCAATGCGTGAGGCTATTCAGCTCAACCACGGCTACATCGGTACCGAGCACATCCTGCTGGGTATGGTGCGCGCAAATGAGGGCGTCGCTAACCAGGTGCTGACCGCGCTGGGTGCTGACCAGGCACGCATCCGACAGACCGTGACCGACCTGATTTCGGGCTACCCCGGTGCTGGCGAGAACAAAGAGACCGCAGGTGTTGGCGCGGGTAACTCTAAGGAAGGCACCCCCGCAGGTTCGGCTATTCTTGACCAGTTCGGCACCAACCTGACTGCCGCTGCCCGCGAAGGTAAAATTGACCCCGTCATTGGTCGTCAGCGCGAGATGGAACGTGTCATGCAGGTTCTCTCACGCCGTACCAAGAACAACCCGGTGCTCATCGGTGAGCCCGGCGTCGGTAAGACCGCCGTGGTTGAAGGTCTAGCGCAGGCTATTGTGGCAGGTAACGTTCCCGAAACCCTCAAAGATAAGCACCTCTACACCCTCGATTTGGGTTCACTGGTTGCCGGTTCACGCTACCGCGGTGACTTTGAAGAACGCCTGAAGAAGGTTTTGAAAGAAATCCGCACTCGCGGCGACATTATTCTTTTCATCGACGAGATTCACACTCTGGTGGGCGCTGGCGCGGCTGAGGGCGCTATTGATGCGGCATCAATCCTCAAGCCCATGCTGGCTCGCGGTGAGCTGCAGACTATCGGTGCAACCACTTTGGACGAGTACCGCAAGCACATTGAGAAAGATGCGGCGCTGGAACGTCGTTTCCAGCCCATCCAGGTCGATGAGCCTTCGCAGGCAATGGCTATTGAGATTCTCAAGGGTGTGCGCGATAAGTACGAGGCACATCACCGCGTCACTATCACTGACGAGGCTATTGAGTCTGCGGTGAACCTTTCAGCGCGTTACATTTCTGACCGTTTCTTGCCCGATAAGGCAGTGGATTTGATTGATGAGGCGGGTGCGCGTTTGCGTATTCAGCGCATGACCGCTCCGCCCGAAATCAAGGTGCTTGAAGAGCGAATTGCCAAGGTGCGTAGCGAAAAAGAAGCCGCTATTGGTGGTCAGGATTATGAGAAGGCAGCTTCACTACGCGATAAAGAGCAGAAGCTCATTGCTGAAAAGGACGAGAAAGATGCGGCATGGCGTGAAGGCGGCGACGCTTTCGGTCAGGTAACCCCCGACGTTATCTCTGAGGTTTTGGCTGTCTCAACCGGTGTGCCCGTCTACAAGATTACTGAGGAAGAAACCGGCCGTCTGCTCAAGATGGAAGACGAGCTGCACAAGCGCGTCATCGGTCAGGACCACGCGATCAAGGCTCTTTCCCGTTCAATCCGCCGTACCCGCGCGGGTCTGAAAGATCCAAACCGTCCCGGTGGCTCATTTATCTTTGCAGGCCCGACTGGTGTGGGTAAGACTGAGCTTGCTAAGGCTTTGGCTGAGTTCCTCTTCGGCGACGAGTCAGCTCTGATTACCCTTGATATGTCGGAGTACCAGGAGAAACACACCGTTTCACGTCTGTTCGGCGCCCCTCCCGGATACGTCGGCTACGAAGAGGGCGGTCAGCTTACCGAAAAGGTGCGCCGCAAGCCCTTCTCTGTTGTGCTGTTCGATGAGGTTGAAAAGGCTCATGCTGACCTCTTTAACTCCCTGCTGCAGATTCTTGAAGACGGTCGTCTGACCGACTCTCAGGGTCGCGTCGTTGACTTCAAGAACACCGTTATCATCATGACCACCAACCTCGGTTCACGCGACATGGCACGTAAGGTGCCTGTCGGTTTCCAGAGCGTTGGCGACCACGAGGGTGATTATGAGCGTATGCAGGCACGGGTGATGGAGGGTCTCAAGGAGCACTTCCGCCCCGAGTTCCTCAACCGCGTGGACGACATCATCGTATTCCCGCAGCTCTCAGAAACCGAGATTCTGCAGATTGTTGACCTCTTTGTAGGTCGCCTGGCTAAGCGTCTCGCTGAGCAGGATATGAGCATTGAACTCACCCCCGCGGCGAAGGCTCTGATGGCAACTAAGGGTTACGACCCGTCGATGGGCGCGCGTCCGTTGCGTCGTGAAATGCAGCGCAATATTGAGGACGTCCTTTCAGAGAAGATTCTGTTTGGTGAGGTCAAGAGCGGTGAGAAGATCACCGTTGATACTGTAGGTGAGGGCGACCTGGCGAAGTTCACCTTCTCTTCACAGCCGATGAGTCAGATGGAAGCTGACGCGCTGGACGCGTGGGCCAAAGACTCCGATGATGATGAAGAGGCACCGGCAGAGCCCGTTTCGGGTATTGCTAATGCGGCAGCTGAATCGGCTGTAGAAGCTGAGGACGCCCAGGAGCCCGGCGATAGCGCTATCGCTCAGGAGCAGCCGCGTACCGACAATGACACCCTCTAA
- the folK gene encoding 2-amino-4-hydroxy-6-hydroxymethyldihydropteridine diphosphokinase: MSVEAVLGLGSNLGEKQETLLRAIVDICSHPKIRVKKVSPVAVTAPVGGPAHQPDFVNLVVRIETDLSPFDLLDFTQSVENKHHRVRDVRWGPRTLDIDIIDYSTLEMDEPDLTLPHPRAAERAFVLEPWARMEPEAVLSGASVRDLAKTADDADGIREFFPAPVVCE, translated from the coding sequence ATGAGCGTAGAGGCTGTACTTGGTCTGGGTTCTAACTTGGGCGAGAAGCAAGAGACTTTGTTGCGGGCGATTGTTGATATTTGTTCGCATCCTAAAATTAGGGTGAAGAAGGTTTCTCCCGTTGCAGTGACTGCTCCTGTGGGTGGGCCTGCGCACCAGCCTGATTTTGTGAATCTTGTGGTGCGTATTGAGACTGATTTGAGTCCTTTTGATTTGCTGGATTTCACCCAGTCTGTGGAGAATAAGCATCACCGGGTGCGTGATGTGCGCTGGGGTCCTCGTACCCTTGATATCGACATTATTGACTACTCCACTCTTGAGATGGACGAACCCGATTTGACTCTGCCTCACCCGCGGGCGGCGGAGCGCGCTTTTGTGTTGGAGCCGTGGGCTCGTATGGAACCTGAGGCGGTGCTGAGTGGCGCGAGCGTGCGTGATTTGGCAAAGACTGCCGATGATGCTGATGGTATTAGAGAGTTCTTCCCCGCCCCAGTGGTGTGTGAATGA
- a CDS encoding Lsr2 family protein has product MAQKVKIILEDDLDGGPADETVRFGLDGAQYEIDLSGANAARLRDAIRPFAAKARRATTANRLGRPRSKASAGVNRNPEISEIRQWAKENGYEVSDRGRIQQHIQDAYYAAKK; this is encoded by the coding sequence ATGGCTCAGAAAGTTAAGATTATTCTTGAAGATGATCTCGACGGCGGTCCCGCAGACGAAACCGTGCGTTTCGGTCTCGACGGTGCTCAGTACGAGATTGATCTTTCAGGCGCTAACGCAGCTCGCTTGCGCGATGCGATTCGCCCCTTCGCGGCAAAGGCACGTCGTGCAACTACCGCTAACCGCCTCGGTCGTCCCCGCTCAAAAGCCTCAGCTGGCGTTAACCGCAACCCCGAAATCTCGGAAATCCGTCAGTGGGCTAAAGAAAACGGTTATGAGGTATCAGACCGCGGTCGTATTCAGCAGCACATCCAGGACGCTTACTACGCAGCGAAGAAGTAA
- the folB gene encoding dihydroneopterin aldolase — protein sequence MRGTFSADAMERYATADRITLTGVECLGYHGVLESEKQNGQPFIVDVTLLTDFSSSASSDDIGKTANYAEVAETIREVVSDGSVDLVETLAEKLAATILSRFAIDALELTVHKPQAPIEVPFADVAVTIFRKKQA from the coding sequence ATGCGCGGTACTTTTTCGGCGGACGCGATGGAGCGTTACGCTACGGCAGATCGTATTACGCTCACCGGTGTTGAATGTCTGGGCTACCACGGCGTTCTTGAATCTGAGAAGCAGAACGGTCAGCCTTTTATCGTTGACGTGACTCTTTTGACCGATTTTTCATCGTCTGCCAGTAGCGATGATATTGGTAAGACTGCCAATTACGCTGAGGTCGCTGAGACTATTCGCGAGGTTGTCAGCGACGGTTCGGTGGATCTTGTTGAGACCCTGGCAGAGAAGTTGGCGGCAACTATTTTGAGTCGTTTCGCAATTGATGCGCTAGAGCTGACTGTTCACAAACCGCAGGCGCCGATTGAGGTTCCGTTTGCTGATGTTGCGGTTACTATTTTTAGAAAGAAGCAGGCATGA